The Lysinibacillus timonensis nucleotide sequence GTTTACGTTGAGTTAAATAATCTATTATAACCGGTTTTGCCACTTTCCACAGTAATAATATTGCAATTAAGTTTATAATCGCCATAATTGCCATAAATAAGTCAGCTAAATCCCACACAATTTGTACTTTTGCAACTGAACCAAACATAACGAATGCAACTACCAAAATACGGAATACTAATAAACCTGTTCTTGATTCTTTAATAAAGCCAATATTTGTTTCACCATAGTAATAGTTACCAATAACAGTACTGAAGGCAAATAAGAAAATCGCTACTGCTAAAAATACGCCAGCCCAACTACCAAGACTGCCTACTAGTGAAGCCTGCGTCAGGTTTACTGATGCTGCATCTGATAGAAGATACGCATCGCTTAGTAAAACAATTGCTGCAGTAGAAGTACAAACTAGTAACGTATCAATAAATACTCCTAACGTTTGAATTAGGCCTTGTTTCACTGGATGTGTTACTGAAGCTGTTGCTGCGGCATTTGGTGCAGATCCCATACCCGCTTCATTAGAAAATAGTCCTCGTTTAACTCCATTCATAATGGCTGCACCAAGCATACCAGCGAAGGCTTCTTCAAAACCAAATGCAGATTTAAAGATCAGAAGAAACACTTCAGGAAGTGCTGAAATATTTAAAATTACTACTAGTAGCGCAATCCCAATATATGCAATCGCCATTACGGGAACAATAATTTGAGTGACACTTACAACACGTTTTAGGCCGCCGAACACAATCACTCCAGTAAATATTGCTAAGATAACACCCACAACAACACGATTCGTACCAAAGCTCTCTTCAAAAGCAATCGTAATCGTATTAGCTTGTACAGCGTTAAATACGAATCCATACGTTAACGTAATAACAACTGCAAATAGAACGCCCATCCATCTTTTGTTTAAACCTTTTTCCATATAATAAGCTGGACCACCACGATACATTCCAGTACTAGGATCCTTTACTTTATATACTTGTGCCAATGTACTTTCAATTAATGCTGATGCCCCACCAATAAGGGCAACCATCCACATCCAAAAAACTGCACCGGGTCCCCCTAGAGCGATTGCCGTTGCAACTCCTGCAATATTACCTGTTCCAATACGAGAAGCAGCAGATATTGTGAACGCTTGGAAAGAGGAAATTCCCTTTATACCTGATTTATTTTCCGGTGCTTTTTCTGTAAGAAGCTTAAACATATCCCTTATTAATCGGAATTGAATAAACTTTGTCTTAAAGGTAAAAAACAACCCCGCACCAATTAACAGGATGATTAATACATAAGAATATAAAAATGTATTTGCCTCACTCAGCAAATTACCGAACCAATCCATTGATTCCCCTCCTATTTGTTTAATTTGAAAGGCACTTACTTATTAAACAAGACTCCTTTATTCTCGTAAAAATTAAAATAATAAAAGAAACTGCCATTATTCAACATTATTCATACGCTTTAAATTGAACTATACAAGATATTCTTTTTATTTGAATAACTTTATGAACAATTAAACATGTCAATAACTTTTCAATTATTTAGATTTTTACAACAATTTCGACAAAAAATATAAATTTTACACTCTTTTAAAATTATAACAGTATAACATTAAGTTAGCAAAGTGGGGAAATTTCCAACAACTCATCGCTGTTATTTTTCACTTAAATCATTACAACATACAAAAGATAAGCATTCTTTTATGATATTTTGTCTTCCCACTATAGTTTTTGAATAGACATATTATTTCCTGAAATCATCTCTAAGTTTATCTTGACAAAATTTTTTATTTAAATGATAATCATTATCAGTAAATCGATAACGATTCTCATTTTCATTAAGAAGGGTGATAAAATTGCGAATACAAGTCAGAGATATCAACGTTAGTTATGACAAGACAATAATTGTTAATGGCTTAACGATCCAAATACCTGATGGTCAGATTACAACGATTATTGGATCAAATGGATGTGGAAAGTCTACGTTATTAAAAGCCATGACAAGAATTATCCCCTTTCAAAAAGGACAAGTTTTACTAGACGGAGCTGAAATTCAACAAAGGCCAACAAAAGAACTTGCTCGCAAACTGGCCATATTACCACAAACACAAGATAGTGCGGTTGGATTATTAGTAGAGGAGCTTGTTTCATATGGACGGTTTCCTCATCAATCTGGTTTAGGCCGTTTAACAAAAGAAGATAAAGAAATGGTTGAATGGGCTATGGAAGCCACTAATACTTTGGCATACAGAAAGCACTATGTAGATGAACTATCTGGCGGTCAAAAGCAACGGGTTTGGATTGCAATGGCCTTAGCACAAAATACTGACATTATCTTCTTAGATGAACCCACTACTTACCTTGACATGGCCCATCAATTAGAAGTGTTGGAGCTTTTACAACAGTTAAATGAACAACAAAATCGAACTATTATTATGGTTTTACATGATTTAAACCATGCTGCGAGATTTTCTCACTATATGATTGCACTTGAAAAAGGCTCTTTAGTAAAGGCAGGTACACCAGAAGAGGTTATGACACCCGATGTACTAAGAAAAGTTTTCAATATTGATGCGGTCATCAGTCTAGACCCTCGCGTCAACAAGCCAATCTGTACAACTTATAATTTAATTCATTCTTAATGACCAAACCATGAATGAAGAACAGGAGGATACATATGAAGAAATGGTTTTTAGTTTTAGTTGCAGCTCTTGCGCTAGTATTAACTGCTTGTGGCAATCATGATTCACCAAAGGAGTTAGGTGAAGTTTCCAAAGGTGCTTCAGATACTATTATTTACAAGTCATCAAAAGGAGACATTAAGGTTCCTGCAAATCCACAACGTGTCGTTGTTCTATCTTCCTATGCAGGTGATTTACTAAAATTAGGTATAAATATCGTCGGGGTTGATTCTTGGATGAAAGAGAATCCGAATTTCGAAGAAGCTTTAGCGGATGTTGAAGTTGTGACAAATGAGGATTTAGAAAAAATTATTGAACTAGAACCGGACTTAATTATTGGATTAGATAATATTGAAAATGCCGATAAACTTGAGAAGATTGCACCAACTGTTCTCTTTACATATGGAGAATATGACTATTTGCAACAACATATAGAAATCGGAAAAGTAGTGAACAAAGAAGCCGAAGCCACTGCTTGGGTAACTAATTTCAAAACTCGTGCACAAGAACTAGGGGAAAAAATTAAAGCAAAAATCGGTGACGATGCAACGGTTACTGTTGCTGAAAACTATGATAAACAGATTTATCTATTTGGGGATGCTTGGGGACGCGGGACTGAAATTTTATATCAGGAAATGGGTTTAAAAATGCCCGAGCAAGTTGTAGACCTAGCCTTAAAACCTGGGTATGCTGCTATTTCTCAAGAAGTATTGGGTGATTATGTTGGAGATTATTTAATCTTAAACCTTGTTTCTAATGATCAAGACACTTCATTTGTTAAAACTGAGTGGTACAACAATATTGAAGCCGTCCAAAATGGCAATGTTTTTATTGCAGATGGAGCAACTTTCTACTT carries:
- a CDS encoding sodium:alanine symporter family protein, whose translation is MDWFGNLLSEANTFLYSYVLIILLIGAGLFFTFKTKFIQFRLIRDMFKLLTEKAPENKSGIKGISSFQAFTISAASRIGTGNIAGVATAIALGGPGAVFWMWMVALIGGASALIESTLAQVYKVKDPSTGMYRGGPAYYMEKGLNKRWMGVLFAVVITLTYGFVFNAVQANTITIAFEESFGTNRVVVGVILAIFTGVIVFGGLKRVVSVTQIIVPVMAIAYIGIALLVVILNISALPEVFLLIFKSAFGFEEAFAGMLGAAIMNGVKRGLFSNEAGMGSAPNAAATASVTHPVKQGLIQTLGVFIDTLLVCTSTAAIVLLSDAYLLSDAASVNLTQASLVGSLGSWAGVFLAVAIFLFAFSTVIGNYYYGETNIGFIKESRTGLLVFRILVVAFVMFGSVAKVQIVWDLADLFMAIMAIINLIAILLLWKVAKPVIIDYLTQRKQGKDPVFYKKNVPGIGEVECWGDEEENR
- a CDS encoding ABC transporter ATP-binding protein, with the translated sequence MRIQVRDINVSYDKTIIVNGLTIQIPDGQITTIIGSNGCGKSTLLKAMTRIIPFQKGQVLLDGAEIQQRPTKELARKLAILPQTQDSAVGLLVEELVSYGRFPHQSGLGRLTKEDKEMVEWAMEATNTLAYRKHYVDELSGGQKQRVWIAMALAQNTDIIFLDEPTTYLDMAHQLEVLELLQQLNEQQNRTIIMVLHDLNHAARFSHYMIALEKGSLVKAGTPEEVMTPDVLRKVFNIDAVISLDPRVNKPICTTYNLIHS
- a CDS encoding iron-hydroxamate ABC transporter substrate-binding protein, with protein sequence MKKWFLVLVAALALVLTACGNHDSPKELGEVSKGASDTIIYKSSKGDIKVPANPQRVVVLSSYAGDLLKLGINIVGVDSWMKENPNFEEALADVEVVTNEDLEKIIELEPDLIIGLDNIENADKLEKIAPTVLFTYGEYDYLQQHIEIGKVVNKEAEATAWVTNFKTRAQELGEKIKAKIGDDATVTVAENYDKQIYLFGDAWGRGTEILYQEMGLKMPEQVVDLALKPGYAAISQEVLGDYVGDYLILNLVSNDQDTSFVKTEWYNNIEAVQNGNVFIADGATFYFNDASSLEYQLDFFEEHFLGE